CCACCTGGGGATGGCGGCCCACCCGGAAGGCGATCCCTTCGGCACCGTCGAGGTACTCCGGCAGCCGCTCGGCCAGCTCGCTGCGCGGATGGGCCAGATCTGCGGCAAAGGTTGTGACGGCCCCTTCGCAACCCCAGCGGAAGCCGTTCCACACCTCGGCCCCCGGATCCTTCGCCTCCACGAACAGCACGAAGGGGGTCTCGGGCCGGTGGGGCAGGAACAGGGCCACGGCACCGGGCTCGTCGAAGCCGGTGAGGTACCAGAAATCGCTGTTCTGGCGGAAGCTGTGTTCCACATCGGCGTGGTGGGTCACCAGCGCCGCCCCCGGGATCACCGCGGCCGCGCCGCCCAGCTGCTGCAGAAACCGCTGGCGACGGCGGGCCAGCAGGGCGGGGTCGATCGGGGGGGTCGGGGGCATCGAAGCGAAGGGATGGACAGCGAGAAGATGGCACAGCCGATTTAATACACGTGATCCCCCCGAACCTGCACGTGCCGATCCTGTCTGTTTCGATCAGCCGCGGATGAACGATCTCCTGCTCCTGGTGCTGGCGGTGGTCGGGATGCTGATGGGGTCCTTTCTGTGCTCGGGGGTGGAGGCGGCCCTGCTCACCGTCAACCCGGTGAAGGTGCATGAACTGGCGAGCCGCCCCCGGCCGGTGGCGGGGGCCCGGCGGCTGGAGAGCCTGCGTCAGCGCCTCGGCCGCACCCTGGCGGTGCTGGTGATCGCCAACAACATCTTCAACATCTTCGGCAGCCTGATGGTGGGCGGCTTCGCCAGTGTCGTCTTCTCCCGCCTCGGCGTCAGCGGCCCTGCCCTGCCCCTGTTCTCGGTGGCCCTCACCGTGCTGGTGATCCTGCTGGGGGAGATCCTGCCCAAGGCCATCGGCAGCAAGCTGGCCCTGCCGGTGGCCCTCGCCACGGCCCCTGCCCTGGGGGTGTTCACCCGGCTGATGCTGCCTCTGGTGCTGCTGCTGGAGCGCATCCTGCCGGCGATCACGGCCGAGAACGAGATCAGCACCGACGAAGAGGAGATCCGCCTGCTGGCCAGGCTCGGTTCCCAGAAGGGGCAGATCGAGGCCGATGAGGCCGCCATGATCGCCAAGGTGTTCCAGCTCAACGACCTCACCGCCCGCGACCTGATGCTGCCCCGGGTGTCGGCCCCCACCCTGGCGGGCCATCAGAGCCTCGATGAGCAGCGCTCCACCCTGCTGCGCCACACCACCGCCTGGTGGGTGGTGCTGGGGGAGGAGGTGGACGAGGTGCTGGGGGTGGCCAGCCGCGAGCAGCTCCTCACCGCCCTGGTGGAGGGGCGGGGGGCCAGCCAGGCCGCCGACCTCTGCGAACCGGTGGAGTTCGTGCCGGAGATGATCCGGGCCGACCGCCTGCTCACCAGCTTCCGCCGCAACGGTTCCGGGGTGCGGGTGGTGGTCGATGAGTTCGGCGGTTTCGTGGGGGTGATCGGGCCTGAGGCGGTGCTGGCGGTGCTGGCGGGCTGGTGGCGCCGGCCCGCCTCCGCCGCGGAGAGTCCCCCGTGACGGCGTCGGCCCCGGCTCCGGCGACCGCCGCCCCCCCGCCGCCGAGCGCTGCCGCCAGCTGCTGGCCCGCTGGCGCGCGGAGCTGGTGCTCAGCGGCCGGGAGCAGGCGGCCCTGGCGCCGGAGCTGGCCAGCCTCGACCGCCAGCTGGAGCGCCTGCGCCGCCGCCGGCCGCGTGTGGCGGTGTTCGGCCGGGTGGGGGTGGGCAAGTCGAGCCTGCTCAATGCCCTTCTCGGCGAGGAGCACTTCGCCACCGATGTGGCCCACGGCTGCACCCGCCGCCAGGAGCAGCGGGCCTGGGGCCAGCCCGTGGCCGGCCTGGAGGGGGTCGACCTGGTGGACACCCCCGGCATCGATGAGATCGCCGCCGCCGCTCGCTCGCGCCTGGCGGCCCGGGTGGCGGTGGGCGCCGACCTGGTGCTGCTGGTGATCGACAGCGACCTCACGGTGATGGACGCCCAGGCCCTCGACGACCTGCTGGCCTCCGGCAAGCCGCTGCTGCTGGTGCTGAACCGCAGCGACTGCTGGCCGGAGGCCGAACGGGACGCCCTGCTCGCCAGCATTGACCGGCGCCTGCCGCCGGGGGCCCGCCAGCTGCGGCCCCTGCCGGTGGCGGCCGCCCCCCGGGCGGCCCGCCTGCGCCCCGATGGTCGGGTCCGCAGCGAAGCGGCTCCCCCGCGGGTGGAGCCCCTGCGCCGGGAGCTCACCGGCCTGCTGGAACGCCACGGGGAGTTGCTGCTGGCCCTCAACGCCCTGCGGGCCGCCGACCGCTTCAGCCAGGCCCTGCACCGCTGCCGGCTGCGCCACGGTCGCCGCCAGGCCCAGGGCCTGATCGGCCGCTTCGCGGCCCTCAAGGCCACGGGGGTGGCGGCCAACCCCCTGCTGCTGCTCGACCTGGCCGGTGGTCTGGCCTGTGACAGCGCCCTGGTGGTGCAGCTCTGCCAGCTCTATGGCCTGCCGATGACCCGCAGCGGTGCCCGCGCCCTGCTGGCCCGTCTGGGTGGCCACAACGCCCTGCTGGGGGGCGCCCAGCTGGGCCTGCAGTTGCTGCTGGGTGGCCTGCGCCAGCTGCTGCTGCTGGCGGCGCCCCTGAGCGGCGGCCTGAGCCTGGCGCCGGCGGCGCCGGTGGCCCTGGCCCAGGCGGCCCTGGCGGTGCACACCACCCGCCGCACGGGCCGGCTCGCCGCCGCCGAGCTGCTGCGCGCTGCCACCGCCGCGGGCCAGCCGGGGGCCCTGCTGCGCCGGCTGGTGCGGCAGGATCCCGAGACCCGGCGTTGGCTGAGCGAATGGCAGCAGCAGGGGGGCCAGGGCAGCGCCGGCGGCGGCCTGCAGCCATGACGGCCGCCAGCGGTGACGCCCCGTTGAGCCGTCTTGCCCTGTTCGGCACCAGCGCCGATCCCCCCACCCGCGGCCACCGGGCCCTGTTGGAGGGGCTGCTGGGCCTGTTCCCCCAGGTGCTCACCTGGGCCAGCGACAACCCGCTCAAGCACCACGGCGCCCCCCTGGAGGTGCGCTCGGCCCTGCTGGCTGCCCTGGTGGCCGCCATCGACGACCCGCGGCTCAGCCTGGAGCAGGACCTCAGCAGCCCCTGGGCGGTGGAGACCCTGGAGCGGGCCCGGGCCCGCTGGCCCGAGAGGGAGCTGGTGTTCGTGGTGGGCAGCGACCTGGCCGGCCAGATCCACCGCTGGAGGCGGGCCGAGGAGCTGCTGCGCGGCTGCCGGCTCGGCATCGCCCGCCGCCAGGGCTGGCCCCTGGAGGCGGCGGATCTGGAGCGGCTGCGGGGGCTGGGGGCCACCCTCGACCTGCTGCCCCTGGCGATCCCCCCCAGCGCCAGTTCCCGCATCCGGGAGCAGCCCGATCCGGCCCAGGTACCGTCCGAACTCTGGCCGGTGCTGCTGCAGCACAATCTCTACGGCCTCTCCGAGCCCTGATGCGCCTCGCCCTGGCCCAGCTCAATCCCCTGGTGGGCGACCTGGAGGGCAACGGCCGGCGGATCCTGGCGGCCGCCGAGCGGGCCCGCGCCGGCGGCGCCGACCTGCTGCTCACCCCCGAGCTGTCGCTGTGGGGCTATCCGCCCCGGGATCTGCTGCTGCGGCCCGCCCTGATCCAGCGCCAGGAGCGGGTCCTGGCGTCCCTGGCGGCGGCCTGCCCAGACGGACTGGCCCTGCTGGTGGGGGTGGCCGAGCCGGTGGCCGGCCGGCGCCAGCCGGGGCTGCATAACGCCCTGGCCCTGGTGGAGCGGGGCGGCTGGCGGATCGTCTGCCGCAAGCGCCTGCTGCCCAGCTACGACGTCTTCGACGAACGCCGCTACTTCCTGCCCGGCGACGCCCCCGCGGTGCTGGAGCTGGAAGCGGGAGGCCATCCCTGGCGCCTGGGGCTGACGATCTGCGAGGACCTCTGGGTGGAGGAGAACCTGCGCAGCCGCTGGCCGGACGCGGTCGATCCGATCGCCGATCTGGCGCCCCGGCGGATCGACCTGCTGCTCAACCTCTCGGCCTCCCCCTTCGGCCGCGGCAAGGGGGAGGTGCGCCAGGGGCTGGCGGCCCGGGCGGCGGCCCGGCTGGGGGTGCCGGTGGTCTACCTCAACCAGGTGGGCGGCAACGACGAGCTGGTCTTCGATGGCGCCAGCTTCGTGGTGGACCGGACCGGCCGGCCCCTGCTGCGGCTGGCCTGTGCCGCCGAGGACCTCGCCCTCTGGCCGCTGGCCCCGGCCCCCGTCTCGCCCGGCGGCGGAGACGCGGAGCCCGTCCCGGCCGCGGCGCCGCCGGACCCCTGGGAGCAGCTGCTGCGGGTGCTGGTGCTGGGGGTGCGCGACTACGCCGCCAAGTGCGGCTTCCAGCGGGCCCTGCTGGGGCTGAGTGGCGGCATCGATTCGGCCCTGGTGGCAGTGATCGCCGCCGCGGCCCTCGGCCCCGCCCGGGTGGAGGTGCTGCGCATGCCCTCCCCCTTCAGCTCGGCCGGTTCCCTCGACGATGCCGAGGGCCTGGCCCGGCGGCTCGGGCTGGCCACCGCCACCCTGCCGATCGCGCCGCTGATGGAGGCCTTCGCCGCCGCCCTTCCCCCCGCCCTGGGGGCGCCCCCGGCCGGGGTCACCGAGGAGAATCTGCAGTCCCGCATCCGCGGCACGTTGTTGATGGCGGTGGCCAACCAGAAGGGGGGCCTGCTGCTCTCCACCGGCAACAAGTCGGAGCTGGCGGTGGGCTACTGCACCCTCTACGGCGACATGAACGGCGGACTGTCGGTGATCGGCGATCTCTACAAGACCACCGTCTTCGGCCTCTGTGAGTGGCTGGACGGCGCGGCCTCCGGCCCCTGCCGGGCGGCCCTCGGCCTGCCGTCCGAGGGGGAGCTGATCGGCGCGGCGATCCGCACCAAGCCCCCCAGCGCCGAGCTGCGTCCCGACCAGCGCGACAGCGATTCTCTGCCCGATTACGGGGTGCTTGACCCCCTGCTGAAGGCTTCGATCGAGGAGCTGCGCACCCCGGAGCAACTGGTGGCCGGAGGGGCCGATCCGGAACTGGTGGCCCGGGTGACCGCCCTGCTGCGGCGGGCCGAGTTCAAGCGGCGCCAGGCGGCACCGGTGCTCAAGGTGAGCGATCGGGCCTTCGGCGCCGGCTGGCGGATGCCCATCGCCTCGGCCTAGGGTTCAGCGACGAACGCCTCCGGGCGGCAATCCTTCCTGCCCCATGCCAGCTCCCGGCCCGGCACCCCTGGCCTCTCCGATGGCGAGCATCGGTGTGCCCACGGAGATCAAGCGCGACGAACAGCGGGTGGCCCTCACGCCCGACGGCGTCCATGAGCTGGTGTCCCAGGGCATGGAGGTGCGCGTCCAGGAGGGGGCGGGCCTGGGGGCCGGCATCAGCGACGACGACTACCGCGCCTCCGGGGCCCGCATCGTCAGCTGCGAGGAGGCCTGGGCGGCCCACCTGGTGGTGAAGGTGAAGGAACCGCAGCCGCAGGAGTTCGGCTTCCTGCGCAGCGACCTGGTGCTGTTCACCTACCTGCACCTGGCGGCCTATCCCGAGGTGGGCAAGGCCCTGCTGGAGGCGGGCACCACGGCGGTGGCCTACGAGACGGTGCAGCTCGAGGACGGCAGCCTGCCCCTGCTGGCCCCGATGAGCGAGGTGGCCGGACGGCTGGCGGCCCAGGTGGGGGCCCACCTGCTGGAGAAGCCCCACGGGGGACGGGGTGTGCTGATGGGGGGCTGCACCGGCGTGCGGCCGGCGCGGGTGATGGTGCTGGGGGCCGGCACCGTGGGCTGGAACGCCGCCCGCATCGCCGCGGCCATGGATGCGGAGGTGTTCCTGCTGGATCGTTCGCCCCACCGCCTGCGGGGCCTGGAGTCCGACCGGCGCGGCCGGATGACCAGCCTGGTGAGCAGCCGCAGTCTGATCGAGCGGCTGGTGCCCGGGACCGACCTGCTGATCGGGGCCGTGCTCCTTCCCGGTGGCCGCGCCCCCACCCTGGTGAGCGAGGACCTGGTGCAGCGGATGCGGCCCGGGTCGGTGATCGTCGATGTGGCCATCGACCAGGGCGGCTGCATCGCCACCAGCCGCGAGACCACCCACACCGATCCGGTGGTGACCATCCATGGGGTGCAGCACTACGCCGTGGGCAACATGCCCGGCGCCGTGCCCTTCACCTCCACCGAGGCGCTGGTGAGCGTCACCCTCCCCTACATCCTGGTGATGGCGGGGCGGGGGTTGCTGGAGGCGGTCACCGATCGGCCCGAACTGCTCAGTGGCCTGAACACGGTCGACGGGGCCGTCTGCCACCCGGGGGTGGCCAAGGCCCTGGGGGTGGCGCCGCGCCATCCGATGGCCTGTCTGCGCTGAGCCGGCGGGCGGCGGCGAGTCGGGCGTCGGTTCAGACGGTGGCGCGGCTCAAATGGTGGCGCGGAAGATCACCGAGGCGGGCTGGCCGCTGAGGGGATCGATCGGTTCGCGCAGCTCCCGGACGACCAGGCCATGGTGTCGGAACAGCCGCACCCAGGATTCCAGGGTCCGGAAGAACCAGGGCGCCGGTGTGCGGAAGGCGGGGGAGAAGCCGGCCCAGGACCCCTCCCGCCAGCCGTCCTCGTAGGGATGGTCGGGGCAGATCAGCATCGGATGCAGCGTCTGGACGAGGACGCTGCCGTTGGGCGCCAGCAGGGCCGGCAGCGCCGCGAACAGCTCGTCGAGGCTGCCATCCCCGAGCAGGGAGAAGTTGGCCACCACCACGTCGAAGCGTTCCTTCAGGACGCCGGCGCCGATCTGCTGGTGGGAGAGCGTCCGGAAGCGGGCGCCGTCCGGCGCGGTGTCAGCGGCGATGGTGGTGAGCTCGGCCACCGCGTCGGTGCCGAGCACGGCGATGCCCTGGCGGGCGCAGTGGTGGGACAGCCAGCCCTCGCCGCAGCCGAGATCCAGCAGGGTGGCCGGCGCACAGTCGGCGATGGCCTCCACGATCGCCCCATTGGTCACCCGCACGCGGCTGAGGATCTCGCCGCGGCGCACGGCCCGGGTCCAGGTGGAGGCGTTGACGACCCAGGACGCCAGGATCTGCTCTTCCATCAACGACAGCGACGGTTCCGTAAGGGTGGCCGCGTCATCGCCGGCGTCGATGGGAAGGAGCATGGGCGCGGTCGGTGGAGAAGCGGAACGGACGGGCAGACAGGTCGGCGCCAGTGGAAAGGACGGGCGCGATCCGCTGAGCCATGGACGGCGGCCCCCGCCCTCCATGGTTGTGAAAGCGTAGTCAGCCGAGATCCGGCCGCAAGCCGTTGTCCTCGAGCCGCCCATCCGGCTCTCGGCATCGGCCCTCCAGATGCCGGTCTCAGGCCATCGGCTCCGCCAGCAGGCCGGTGAGATCCTCGCTGCCGAACACCTGGCGATAGGCGGCCGTGCTGGTGCACAGGACCACGGGCACCGCCACCAGCAGCCCCACGAAGCAGGCCAGCAGGCCCACCAGCACGATGGCGAATTCCACCAGGGCCAGCAGCAGCACCGAGCCCCACTGGGGATCGAGCAGGGTGCGGCCCCGGGTGATGGAGTCGATCGGTCCGCGGCCCTCCAGCAGGGCGATCTGGGCCAGGAACTTCTGGTTCACCGCCAGGTAGATCAGCACCGTGAAGGCCGCCAGGAAGGGCAGCACGGCCAGGATCTGGTTGAGCTGGGCGGCGGCGACCCCCACCAGGGCCGCCACCATCAGGATCGCGATCATCAGGATCCCCAGGGCCAGGCCGTTGCGGAACAGCCGCCAGCTGGCCTGCCCGTCCCAGCGGGTGAAGGTGCCCAGGGCCGGCTTGCCGCCCGAGAGGGCGCTCCAGGCGCCGCGGACCAGGCCCGTGGTGCTCCACAGGCTCACCAGCACGCTCAGGATCGAGCCCACCACCAGGCGGATCGCCTGCACCGTCGTGATCACGGCGGCTTCGTCGGGGTCCACCTGGCCCTGGATCAACGAGCAGACGCTGCTCAGCACTCCGGCCAGCAGGGTGAAGCCGATGAACACCCAGGGGGCCCGGGCGAAGGCCCCCCAGCCTTCCTTCACGGCCTCGATCACCTTCAGGGAGGATCCGCCACTGGGATCCTGCATCAGAGACACGGCCATGGCTCGGGGTGGAGTTGCCGGGACACTAGGCAGCGCCTGACGGGCGGCCACCCCATCGGTGCGAAGCGTTGCATGGGCTGCGGGCGCGGTGGATCCGCGATCAGTCCGGATCCAGGAACTTCAGCACCGCCTGTGTGCGATTGCTCACCTGCAGCTTCTGGAAGATGGTGTGCAGGTACACCCTCACCGTCCCGGTGCCCAGGCCGAGACTGTCCGCGATCTGGCGGTTGGTGAGACCGCCGGCCATGGCCGCCAGCACCTCCCGCTCCCGTGGCGTCAGCAACGCCAGGGATCCCTCCGGATCGCCGGCGGCGTCAGTGGTGTCTCGGCTGCGCAGGGCCCGGGTGGCGGAGCGGTCCCACCAGCTGGCCCCCTGCGCGACGCTGGTCAGGGCGGTTGCCAGCTGCTCCAGGGCTTCGGCCTTGTGGAGATAGCCGCTGGCGCCGGCGTCCCACAGCCGCTGCACCCAGCGACCGTCGTCCTGGCTGGTCAGGACCAGAACCGGCAGGTCGTGGGCGGCGCTGATCCGCCGGCAGGTCTCCAGCCCCCCCAGCCCGGGCAGGCCGATGTCGAGCACCACCACATCGGCCGGGGCCGCCGCCAGGGCCTCCAGGCCCTGCTCGCCATCGCTGACCGCCCGCACGACGGTGACCGCCGGCAGGCGCAGCAGGTACGCCTCGATCCCCACCCGGAACGCTTCGTCGTCCTCGATCAGCAGCACCCGCATCAGCCTGGCGGTGTCTCCAGCGGCAGTCGCACCTCGATGCTGGCCCCGCCGGCAGGCAGGTTGCTGGCCCGGATGCTGCCGCCGTGGGCTTCGGTGATCTGCCGCGACAGGTAGAGCCCGAGTCCGCTGCCCCGCAGCTCCGGATCGCTCTGGTAGAAGCGCTCGAACAGGTGCGGCAGGCTCGCGTCGGAGAAACCCCGGCCCCGGTCGCTGACGGTGACCACCGCCTGGCCCTGCTGCCTCTGCAGGTCGAGCCAGACGCGTTCGCCCCGCAGGCTGTGGTTGACGGCATTGAGCAGCAGGTTCTCCAGCAGGCGGCGGAGGCCTCCGGGATCCCCCGGCAGGGTGAGGGGGCGCGGCCCGGAGGGTTGGAGCTGGATCAGGGCCACGGACCGCTCGCGGGCGATCGGACCCACGGCCTCGATCGCCTCGGCGGCGAGGCGCCCCAGGTCGCAGGTCTCCGGCTGCAGGCAGAGGCCCTCCTGGTCGGCGCGGAACAGCCGCAGCAGGTCCTCGATCAGCCGCAGGCTTCGCTCCTGGCTGGCGAGAATGGCGTCGATGCCGCGCTCGAGCAGGCCCCCCGGGCTCGGACGCGCCTCAAGCTCCATCATCCGGGCGGTGGCGATCGTCCCCAGCACGGGGGTCTTGAGGTCGTGGGCGAGGGTGGCGATCATGTCCCGGCGCAGATCCGCCTGGGCCAGCCGCACCTCCAGATCCACCTGCTGGCGCACCAGGTGGCGGTTGTGCAGGCACAGGAAGGTGGTCACCGTCAGGGCCAGGCAGACGAGCAGGCGATCCACAAGCACCGCCCTCCACTCGGGATCCGGCTCCGGCACCGCCAGATTCGCAAGGGTCAGCCCGCAGCAGAGCGCCAGGAAGGTGAGGGCGTCGCGGCGGCCGCGCTGGGGCGCCCCGATCACCAGCGGGATCACGTACAGATAGCCGAAGACGATGTGGGGCGGCGTGGCCAGCTCCACCAGCAGGATCAGGCCGGTGAGGGCCCAGAGCGCCCCGGGGAATCGGACCACCCGGCTCACGGCTCCGCGTCGGCGCCGGGCGCCGTGGTGTCGGAGATCAGGTGCAGATCGATGCTGAGCCCCCGCAGCAGCTGCTGCAGCCGCTCCGAGATCGGCCGACGCAGCAGCACCTGCCAGCGGGAGCGCAGCGTCTGCCCCAGCACGATCTGCGTGATGCGCCGCTCCCGTGCCACCCGGGCGATGGTGCCGAGCACGTCGCTGCTCTCGATGCGCAGGAAGGTGCCGCCCACGTCCTGGCACAGGGTGGCGCAGGCTTCGAGCCGCAGGGTCTCCTGCCGGCTGAGGAAGCGGCCGGGATCCTGGATGGTGAGGGCCAGCAGCGGCGCGTCCATGGTGCTGGCCAGGCGGGCGGCGCGGCGCAGCAGCCGCGTCGCGCTCGGATAGGCCGACACGCACACCATCACCCGCTCCCGCAGGCCCGCCGCCGTGGGCTCCTCCTCCTCCACCCGGTCGGCCACCTCCCGCAGCGACAGCTCCCGCAGGGCCACCAGGTGGCGGCGCTGGAAGAAGTTGGCCAGCGCCTGGGGGACCTTCTCCGGGGCGTACACCTTGCCCTCCTTCAGCCGCTCCTGGAGGGTCTCGGGGGTGACGTCCACCAGGACCACCTCGTCGGCCTGCTCCAGCACCCGGTTGGGGATCCGCTCGCGCACCACCACCCCGGTGAGCTCGGCCACCAGATCGTTGAGGCTCTCCAGGTGCTGGATGTTGAGGGTGGAGTACACATCCAGACCGGACAGCAACAGCGCCTCCACGTCCTGCCAGCGCTTCTTGCGTTCGCTGCCGGGGATGTTGGTGTGGGCCAGCTCGTCCACCAGCACCAGCTGGGGCCGGCGCTCCAGCACGGCGGCCACGTCCAGCTCCTCCAGGGTCACCCCCTGGTAGAGCAGTTGCTTGCGCGGCACCTGCTCCAGGCCCTCGGCCTGGCGGATGGTCTCCTGGCGGCCGTGGGTCTCCAGCAGGCCGATCACCACGTCGGTGCCCTCCTTGAGCAGCTCCCGGCCTTCCTGGAGCATGCGGCAGGTCTTGCCCACGCCCGGCGCCATGCCGATGAACACCTTGTGGCGGCCCCGGCCGCGGCTGGAACGGATCAAGGCACCAGCTGGTCGAGGGCGAGGTTGAAGGCCAGCACGTTCACCAGCGGCGGCCGGGCCAGGCCGAGCAGCGGCCGGTGGCTCTGGCGCTCCAGCAGGGCCTCCAGCCGGTCGGGTGGCAGCCGGCGGGCGGCGGCGATCCGCGGCAGCTGCTGCCGGGCCGCCTCCAGGCTGATGTCGGGGTCGAGCCCCGACCCGGAACTGGTGAGCAGATCGGCGGCCGGCCTGGCCACGCCCCGGCCACCCCAGGCGGCGGCCTCCGCCGCGACCCGCTGGGCCAGGGCGGGGTTGCCGGGGGCCAGGTTGCTGGGGCCTGAGCTGGGGGGATCGCCACCGCCGTAGGCCACGGCGCTGGGCCGGCCCTGCAGGTAGCGATCACCGGTGAAGGCCTGGCCGATCAGGGCCGAGCCCACCACGCGCCCATCGACGCGCACCAGGCTCCCCTCGGCCTGCCGGGGGGCGGCGATGCGGGCCAGTCCGAGCATCGGCAGGGTAATCACCACGACGGTGAGCAGCCAGAGCACCAGGGTGAGGCGCAGGCCCTGGCCGAGGCGGGAAAGGGCGTTCATCAGAATTTCTCCGGGCGGACCATGGCGGTGAACAGATAGGCCGAGAGGGCCAGGGTGACGCTGATCAGCAGGGCCAGGGCATGGCTCTGGAGGCTGTCCAGGCGGCCCCGCTGCAGGGGGGCGAGCAGCACGGTGCCGGTGGCGAGCAGCAGGGGCAGCCAGAACAGCGGTCGCTTGAGCAGAACCATCGGGAAGGGAGCGCAGCGGTGGAGGGGAGGAAGGGAAGCGGAAGTCGGAAAGCAGAGACGCCGATGGCGGGAGGGCGCGGTCCCGGCCGGCTCAGAGGAGCCGCAGGGCGCCGATCGCCAGATCGATCACCTTGATGCCCACGAAGGGGGTGACCACGCCCCCGAGGCCGTAAAGAAAAAGGTTGCGCCGCAGCAGCTGGTCGGCGCTGAGGGGCCGGAACTCCACCCCCTTCAGGGCCAGGGGCACCAGGGCCGGGATGATCAGGGCGTTGAACACCATCGCCGAGAGGATCGCCGATTGGGGACTGGCCAGGCCCATCAGGTTGAGCGGCCCCAGCCCCACCCCGGCGAACAGGGCCGGCAGGATCGCGAAGTACTTGGCCACGTCGTTGGCCAGGGAGAAGGTGGTCAGGGCGCCGCGGGTGATCAGCAGCTGCTTGCCGATCGTCACGATGTCGATGAGCTTGGTGGGATCGCTGTCGAGATCCACCATGTTCGCCGCCTCCTTGGCGGCCTGGGTGCCGGAGTTCATGGCCACGCCCACGTTGGCCTGGGCCAGGGCCGGGGCATCGTTGGAGCCGTCGCCGGTCATGGCCACGAGCTTGCCGAGCTTCTGCTCCCGGTCGATCACGGCGATCTTGTCCTCGGGGGTCGCCTTGGCGATGAAGTCGTCGACACCCGCCTCCCGGGCGATGACACCGGCGGTGATCGGGTTGTCGCCGGTGAGCATCACGGTGCGGATGCCCATGCGGCGCAGCTGGTCGAAGCGCTCGCGGATCCCCGGCTTGATGATGTCCTTGAGGTAGATGACGCCGAGGATGGTGTTGCCGCGGCAGGCCGCCAGGGGGGTGCCGCCGAGCCGTGACACCTGCTCGTAGGCCCCGTCGAGGTCGTCTGGGACGGTGCCGCCGCGGGAGCGCACGAACCCCTTGATGGCGTCGACGGCCCCCTTGCGGAATTCGATCCCGGCGGGATCGTCGCTGCCGCTCATGCGGGTGCGGGCCGAGAACTCCAGGCCCGTGGCCCGCTCCGCCGTGAAGGGCAGAACGGCGCCGCGCTGTTCCGCCAGGCGCACGATCGATCGCCCTTCGGGGGTCTGGTCGAAGCAGCTGGCCGCCAGGGCCACCTCCGCCAGTTCCGCCTCCCGGTGGCCGCCCACTGGCAGGAACTCCTCCGCCAGCCGGTTGCCGAGGGTGATGGTGCCCGTCTTGTCGAGCACCAGGGTGTTGATGTCGCCGCAGGCTTCCACGGCCCGGCCGGAGGTGGCGATCACGTTGAACTGGGCCACCCGGTCCATGCCGGCGATGCCGATCGCCGACAGCAGGCCGCCGATGGTGGTGGGGATCAGGGCCACCAGCAGCGCCACCAGGGTCACCACCGGGG
This genomic stretch from Cyanobium gracile PCC 6307 harbors:
- a CDS encoding CNNM domain-containing protein, with the translated sequence MNDLLLLVLAVVGMLMGSFLCSGVEAALLTVNPVKVHELASRPRPVAGARRLESLRQRLGRTLAVLVIANNIFNIFGSLMVGGFASVVFSRLGVSGPALPLFSVALTVLVILLGEILPKAIGSKLALPVALATAPALGVFTRLMLPLVLLLERILPAITAENEISTDEEEIRLLARLGSQKGQIEADEAAMIAKVFQLNDLTARDLMLPRVSAPTLAGHQSLDEQRSTLLRHTTAWWVVLGEEVDEVLGVASREQLLTALVEGRGASQAADLCEPVEFVPEMIRADRLLTSFRRNGSGVRVVVDEFGGFVGVIGPEAVLAVLAGWWRRPASAAESPP
- a CDS encoding DUF697 domain-containing protein, whose product is MLSGREQAALAPELASLDRQLERLRRRRPRVAVFGRVGVGKSSLLNALLGEEHFATDVAHGCTRRQEQRAWGQPVAGLEGVDLVDTPGIDEIAAAARSRLAARVAVGADLVLLVIDSDLTVMDAQALDDLLASGKPLLLVLNRSDCWPEAERDALLASIDRRLPPGARQLRPLPVAAAPRAARLRPDGRVRSEAAPPRVEPLRRELTGLLERHGELLLALNALRAADRFSQALHRCRLRHGRRQAQGLIGRFAALKATGVAANPLLLLDLAGGLACDSALVVQLCQLYGLPMTRSGARALLARLGGHNALLGGAQLGLQLLLGGLRQLLLLAAPLSGGLSLAPAAPVALAQAALAVHTTRRTGRLAAAELLRAATAAGQPGALLRRLVRQDPETRRWLSEWQQQGGQGSAGGGLQP
- a CDS encoding nicotinate-nucleotide adenylyltransferase codes for the protein MTAASGDAPLSRLALFGTSADPPTRGHRALLEGLLGLFPQVLTWASDNPLKHHGAPLEVRSALLAALVAAIDDPRLSLEQDLSSPWAVETLERARARWPERELVFVVGSDLAGQIHRWRRAEELLRGCRLGIARRQGWPLEAADLERLRGLGATLDLLPLAIPPSASSRIREQPDPAQVPSELWPVLLQHNLYGLSEP
- a CDS encoding NAD+ synthase; this encodes MRLALAQLNPLVGDLEGNGRRILAAAERARAGGADLLLTPELSLWGYPPRDLLLRPALIQRQERVLASLAAACPDGLALLVGVAEPVAGRRQPGLHNALALVERGGWRIVCRKRLLPSYDVFDERRYFLPGDAPAVLELEAGGHPWRLGLTICEDLWVEENLRSRWPDAVDPIADLAPRRIDLLLNLSASPFGRGKGEVRQGLAARAAARLGVPVVYLNQVGGNDELVFDGASFVVDRTGRPLLRLACAAEDLALWPLAPAPVSPGGGDAEPVPAAAPPDPWEQLLRVLVLGVRDYAAKCGFQRALLGLSGGIDSALVAVIAAAALGPARVEVLRMPSPFSSAGSLDDAEGLARRLGLATATLPIAPLMEAFAAALPPALGAPPAGVTEENLQSRIRGTLLMAVANQKGGLLLSTGNKSELAVGYCTLYGDMNGGLSVIGDLYKTTVFGLCEWLDGAASGPCRAALGLPSEGELIGAAIRTKPPSAELRPDQRDSDSLPDYGVLDPLLKASIEELRTPEQLVAGGADPELVARVTALLRRAEFKRRQAAPVLKVSDRAFGAGWRMPIASA
- the ald gene encoding alanine dehydrogenase, translated to MPAPGPAPLASPMASIGVPTEIKRDEQRVALTPDGVHELVSQGMEVRVQEGAGLGAGISDDDYRASGARIVSCEEAWAAHLVVKVKEPQPQEFGFLRSDLVLFTYLHLAAYPEVGKALLEAGTTAVAYETVQLEDGSLPLLAPMSEVAGRLAAQVGAHLLEKPHGGRGVLMGGCTGVRPARVMVLGAGTVGWNAARIAAAMDAEVFLLDRSPHRLRGLESDRRGRMTSLVSSRSLIERLVPGTDLLIGAVLLPGGRAPTLVSEDLVQRMRPGSVIVDVAIDQGGCIATSRETTHTDPVVTIHGVQHYAVGNMPGAVPFTSTEALVSVTLPYILVMAGRGLLEAVTDRPELLSGLNTVDGAVCHPGVAKALGVAPRHPMACLR
- a CDS encoding class I SAM-dependent methyltransferase, which translates into the protein MLLPIDAGDDAATLTEPSLSLMEEQILASWVVNASTWTRAVRRGEILSRVRVTNGAIVEAIADCAPATLLDLGCGEGWLSHHCARQGIAVLGTDAVAELTTIAADTAPDGARFRTLSHQQIGAGVLKERFDVVVANFSLLGDGSLDELFAALPALLAPNGSVLVQTLHPMLICPDHPYEDGWREGSWAGFSPAFRTPAPWFFRTLESWVRLFRHHGLVVRELREPIDPLSGQPASVIFRATI
- a CDS encoding response regulator transcription factor → MRVLLIEDDEAFRVGIEAYLLRLPAVTVVRAVSDGEQGLEALAAAPADVVVLDIGLPGLGGLETCRRISAAHDLPVLVLTSQDDGRWVQRLWDAGASGYLHKAEALEQLATALTSVAQGASWWDRSATRALRSRDTTDAAGDPEGSLALLTPREREVLAAMAGGLTNRQIADSLGLGTGTVRVYLHTIFQKLQVSNRTQAVLKFLDPD